A window of Pseudomonas monteilii contains these coding sequences:
- a CDS encoding diguanylate cyclase → MALDPITMLTLTIALAAAAALYLAIEWGSVREQSLLYWSAGFATISVGCTLSLLRSQGLLVVGIWFANGLLITAHWLFLLGVARFTEGRLSRAWYLIFVCWLAMLALPPEPYWSKVMTMVNASLVALLSLRASFLLRPHGRSLSVGAVQLRYVLFFHGAFYVAKAVIAVMPGTLLDLAALRGEIIQVSLVEGAMAIMLIALSMTGTERHRREKRIARLAARDPLTALYNRRALEVRAPRLLDEVSPSCPGGLLLIDIDHFKQVNDLHGHAAGDQLLVMLSELMRSVPPYGALPARLGGDEFVILLADTSAEQLRHVGETLRARFHAAAALAFETPDAVTLSIGASLFDTPGASLTDVIERVDRALYAAKRAGRDSVRLIDQTAAMGVLLQID, encoded by the coding sequence ATGGCGCTCGACCCCATCACCATGCTCACCCTGACCATCGCCCTGGCGGCCGCCGCGGCCCTGTACTTGGCCATCGAGTGGGGCAGCGTGCGCGAGCAGTCCTTGCTGTACTGGAGTGCCGGGTTCGCCACCATCAGCGTGGGCTGCACCCTGTCGTTGCTGCGCAGCCAGGGCCTGCTGGTGGTCGGCATCTGGTTCGCCAATGGCTTACTGATCACCGCGCACTGGTTGTTCCTGCTGGGGGTGGCGCGTTTTACCGAAGGGCGCTTGTCACGGGCCTGGTACCTGATCTTCGTCTGCTGGCTGGCCATGCTCGCCCTGCCGCCGGAGCCGTACTGGTCCAAGGTCATGACGATGGTCAACGCCTCCCTGGTAGCGCTGCTGTCTTTGCGCGCCAGTTTTCTGCTGCGCCCGCATGGCCGCTCCCTGAGTGTGGGGGCCGTGCAGCTACGCTACGTACTGTTCTTCCATGGCGCCTTCTACGTGGCCAAGGCAGTCATCGCGGTCATGCCCGGCACCCTGCTCGACCTGGCGGCACTGCGCGGCGAGATCATCCAGGTGTCCCTGGTCGAAGGGGCCATGGCGATCATGCTGATCGCCCTGTCGATGACCGGCACCGAGCGCCATCGTCGGGAAAAACGCATCGCCCGCCTGGCCGCCCGCGACCCATTGACCGCCCTCTACAACCGGCGCGCACTGGAAGTCCGCGCGCCTCGGCTACTCGATGAGGTGTCGCCCTCGTGCCCCGGTGGATTGCTGCTGATCGACATCGACCACTTCAAGCAGGTCAACGATCTGCACGGTCACGCTGCCGGCGATCAGTTGCTGGTGATGTTGAGCGAGCTGATGCGCTCAGTGCCGCCCTATGGTGCCCTGCCCGCGCGCCTGGGCGGTGACGAGTTCGTGATCCTGCTGGCCGACACCTCGGCCGAGCAGTTGCGCCATGTCGGCGAGACGTTGCGCGCACGTTTCCACGCCGCCGCAGCCTTGGCCTTCGAGACACCAGACGCGGTGACCCTGAGCATCGGCGCCAGCCTGTTCGACACGCCGGGCGCCAGCCTCACGGACGTGATCGAGCGCGTCGACAGGGCGCTGTACGCCGCCAAGCGGGCAGGCCGTGACAGCGTACGGCTGATCGACCAAACGGCCGCCATGGGAGTGCTGCTTCAGATCGACTGA
- a CDS encoding catalase, translated as MTVTPKPLPFRPEFEQVAEDEQETTQGLIEALHSILETTNAHYGHPVRSVHAKAHAFLHGQLQVFDGLPEPLAQGLFSQPGSYPVVMRLSTNPGDLLDDRVSTPRGLALKVIGVPGERLPGSEGEVTQDFVMQNAPAFTAADPKAFLKTLKLLAKTTDRMPLTKRVLSAGLRGAEAVVEAVGGESGTLKSLGGHPLTHPLGETFYTSVPLLYGRYYAKLSVAPVSPGLTALTDQKIELNGDENGLRRVIDEVLSQQGGEWEVRIQLATDLAQMPVEDASVVWPEDVSPYVAVARIQIPAQPGYTEEGVRKVDQDMAFSPWQGLAAHRPIGGVMRVRKAAYEHSADFRRQHSGCPLHEPKGPVAF; from the coding sequence ATGACCGTGACCCCCAAGCCGCTGCCCTTTCGCCCTGAGTTCGAGCAGGTCGCTGAAGACGAGCAGGAGACCACCCAAGGGCTGATCGAAGCCTTGCATTCGATCCTCGAAACCACCAACGCGCACTATGGGCACCCCGTGCGCAGCGTGCATGCCAAGGCCCATGCCTTCCTGCACGGCCAGCTGCAGGTGTTCGACGGGCTGCCCGAGCCGCTGGCCCAAGGATTGTTCAGTCAGCCCGGCAGCTACCCGGTCGTGATGCGCCTGTCGACCAACCCGGGTGATCTGCTGGATGACCGGGTCTCCACGCCACGTGGCCTGGCGCTGAAGGTGATCGGCGTGCCCGGCGAGCGCTTGCCCGGTAGCGAAGGCGAGGTCACCCAGGATTTCGTCATGCAGAACGCGCCTGCCTTCACGGCCGCCGACCCCAAGGCGTTTCTCAAGACGCTCAAGCTGTTGGCCAAGACCACCGATCGCATGCCGTTGACCAAGCGGGTGCTGTCTGCGGGCTTGCGTGGCGCCGAGGCGGTGGTCGAGGCGGTCGGCGGGGAAAGCGGAACCCTCAAGAGCCTGGGCGGGCACCCGCTGACCCACCCGCTGGGCGAGACGTTCTACACCTCGGTGCCGCTGCTGTACGGGCGCTATTACGCCAAGCTGAGCGTGGCACCCGTGTCGCCCGGTCTGACGGCCCTGACCGATCAGAAGATCGAGCTGAACGGTGACGAAAACGGATTGCGCCGGGTGATCGATGAGGTACTCAGCCAACAGGGTGGCGAATGGGAGGTACGCATCCAGTTGGCCACCGACCTGGCGCAGATGCCGGTGGAAGACGCGTCGGTGGTCTGGCCGGAGGACGTCAGCCCTTACGTGGCCGTGGCGCGAATCCAGATCCCGGCGCAGCCTGGTTATACCGAGGAGGGCGTGCGCAAGGTCGATCAGGACATGGCCTTCAGCCCCTGGCAAGGTTTGGCTGCACACCGGCCCATCGGAGGGGTGATGCGGGTGCGCAAGGCTGCCTATGAGCACTCGGCTGACTTTCGCCGCCAGCACAGTGGCTGCCCCCTCCACGAACCCAAAGGCCCCGTGGCGTTTTGA
- a CDS encoding damage-inducible protein CinA, whose product MGVDPIEQVLNYLKDHELTLTTAESCTAGRIVALLSEKAGTGCVLESGYVVYSPEAKQRLLGVRARTIERCGLTSEEVAREMVAGALRDSPASVAIATTGVAGPDPQGDIAPGTVCFAWGFADQGAPALFSRTERFFGERQAVLHQAAVHGLVQLIHFHQRWLQGERA is encoded by the coding sequence ATGGGCGTCGACCCCATCGAGCAGGTGCTCAACTATCTGAAAGATCACGAACTGACGCTGACCACGGCCGAATCATGCACGGCCGGGCGCATCGTGGCCTTGTTGTCCGAGAAAGCCGGCACTGGATGCGTGCTGGAAAGCGGATACGTGGTGTATTCCCCCGAGGCCAAGCAGCGTTTGCTGGGCGTGCGGGCACGAACGATCGAGCGCTGTGGTCTGACCAGCGAAGAGGTCGCCCGGGAAATGGTGGCCGGTGCCTTGCGCGACAGCCCGGCCAGCGTGGCGATTGCCACCACCGGCGTCGCGGGCCCGGACCCGCAGGGTGATATCGCACCGGGTACGGTGTGCTTTGCCTGGGGGTTCGCCGATCAAGGCGCACCGGCTCTCTTCAGCCGCACCGAACGGTTCTTCGGTGAGCGCCAGGCGGTGCTGCACCAGGCGGCCGTGCATGGGCTGGTTCAATTGATTCACTTTCATCAACGTTGGTTGCAGGGCGAACGGGCCTGA
- a CDS encoding NADP-dependent oxidoreductase: MTASNRRFLLAKRPQGEVRRDDFTFETVPVTEPGEGHVVVKNLYLSLDPAMRGWMNEGKSYVPPVGLGEVMRALGVGEVTASRHPDFKVGDTVSGVLGMQDYYVGEAKGLQPIDPSLAPLPRYLSALGMTGMTAYFALLNVGQPKAGDTVVISGAAGAVGSIAGQIAKLKGCRVIGIAGGQEKGDYLKTLGFDGVIDYKAEDVKAGLERECPQGVDVYFDNVGGDILDAVLARLNFKARVVICGAISQYNSQDGVKGPANYLALLVNRARMEGFIVTDHLGEYPKAAREMAGWLQSGEVKSKEHVVEGLETFPETLQKLFKGENFGKLVLKV, translated from the coding sequence ATGACCGCAAGCAATCGCCGTTTCCTGCTCGCCAAGCGTCCGCAAGGCGAAGTGCGCCGAGACGACTTCACGTTCGAGACGGTGCCTGTCACCGAACCGGGCGAAGGGCATGTCGTGGTCAAGAACCTGTACCTGTCGCTCGATCCGGCCATGCGCGGCTGGATGAACGAGGGCAAGTCCTATGTGCCACCGGTGGGCCTGGGCGAGGTCATGCGCGCCCTGGGCGTCGGTGAAGTCACGGCGTCCCGCCATCCCGACTTCAAGGTCGGCGACACGGTCAGCGGCGTGCTGGGCATGCAGGACTATTACGTCGGCGAGGCCAAGGGCCTGCAACCCATCGACCCGTCACTGGCGCCGTTGCCGCGCTACCTGTCGGCGCTGGGCATGACCGGCATGACCGCCTACTTCGCGCTGCTGAACGTCGGCCAGCCCAAAGCGGGCGATACCGTGGTGATCTCTGGCGCAGCCGGTGCCGTCGGCAGCATCGCCGGGCAGATCGCCAAGCTCAAGGGGTGCCGCGTGATCGGCATTGCCGGAGGCCAGGAGAAAGGGGACTACCTCAAGACCCTGGGCTTCGATGGCGTGATCGACTACAAGGCCGAGGACGTCAAGGCCGGGCTGGAGCGTGAATGCCCCCAGGGTGTCGACGTGTACTTCGACAACGTCGGCGGCGACATCCTCGATGCCGTGCTGGCCCGCCTCAACTTCAAGGCACGCGTGGTGATCTGCGGTGCGATCAGCCAGTACAACAGCCAGGACGGCGTCAAGGGCCCGGCCAACTATCTGGCGCTGCTGGTCAATCGCGCGCGCATGGAAGGGTTCATCGTCACCGATCACCTCGGCGAATACCCCAAGGCGGCGCGCGAGATGGCCGGCTGGTTGCAGAGCGGCGAGGTCAAGAGCAAGGAGCACGTGGTCGAAGGGCTTGAGACGTTCCCTGAAACGCTGCAGAAGCTGTTCAAGGGCGAGAACTTTGGCAAGTTGGTGTTGAAGGTCTAG
- a CDS encoding ABC transporter encodes MLEADALDTHGAQSDGFTNPLQALKFNPGLDQREFERSTFDALNVPDPFESFNRRVYHFNYRFDQWVFLPVIDGYKRVTPSFVRTGVSNFFNNLGDVPNLFNSVLQLKAERAGQITARLLFNTVIGVGGLWDPATHMGLPRQSEDFGQTLGFYGVPEGPYIMLPILGPSNLRDTAGLVVDYAGEQSVNYLGVPRSTTEHPEIFALRVVDRRYTTSFRYGQMNSPFEYEKVRYVYTQARKLQIAE; translated from the coding sequence GTGCTCGAGGCCGACGCACTCGACACCCATGGCGCGCAGAGCGACGGCTTCACCAATCCGTTGCAGGCCCTGAAGTTCAACCCTGGCCTGGACCAGCGCGAGTTCGAACGCTCGACCTTCGATGCGCTGAACGTGCCGGACCCGTTCGAGTCGTTCAACCGGCGCGTGTACCACTTCAACTACCGGTTCGACCAATGGGTGTTCCTGCCGGTGATCGATGGTTACAAACGCGTCACGCCGAGCTTCGTGCGCACCGGGGTGAGCAATTTCTTCAACAACCTGGGCGACGTGCCCAACCTGTTCAACAGCGTGCTGCAGCTCAAGGCCGAGCGCGCCGGGCAGATCACTGCGCGCCTGCTGTTCAACACCGTGATCGGCGTGGGCGGCCTGTGGGACCCGGCGACGCACATGGGCCTGCCACGCCAGAGCGAAGACTTCGGCCAGACCCTGGGCTTCTATGGGGTGCCCGAGGGCCCGTACATCATGTTGCCGATCCTCGGCCCGTCGAACCTGCGTGACACCGCCGGCCTGGTGGTGGACTACGCCGGCGAGCAATCGGTGAACTACCTCGGCGTCCCCCGGTCGACCACTGAGCACCCGGAAATCTTCGCCTTGCGCGTTGTGGACCGTCGTTACACCACCAGCTTCCGCTACGGCCAGATGAACTCGCCGTTCGAGTACGAGAAGGTGCGTTACGTCTATACCCAAGCGCGCAAGTTGCAGATCGCCGAATAA
- a CDS encoding serine/threonine protein kinase codes for MLRSLRLAALLGGLFLSAVATARDIDAATYGYPLTNPFEATIATTPPDQRPTLPHDEDIDQDDYSLTLRPERAFTLPDNFWPVKKLTYRLARQDHKAPLIFIIAGTGAPYSSSINEYLKKLYYQAGYHVVQLSSPTSWDFMSAASRTATPGISQEDAEDMYRVMQSVRAQHPRLPVSEFYLTGYSLGALDAAFVSHLDETRRSFNFKRVLLLNPPVNLQTSVSNLDKLVQTSVKGIDSRTNFYELMLHKLTMYFRQKGYVDLNEALLYDFQQSRQHLSNEQMAMLIGTSFRFSAADIAFTSDLINRRGLITPPKYPITEGSSLTPFFKRALQCDFECYLTEQVIPMWRARSDGGSLLQLVDQVSLYALRDYLSQSPKIAVMHNADDVILGPGDIGFLRQVFGDRLTLYPHGGHCGNLNYRVNSDAMLEFFRG; via the coding sequence ATGCTTCGATCCTTACGCCTTGCAGCCTTGCTGGGCGGCCTGTTCCTGAGCGCGGTCGCCACGGCGCGGGACATCGACGCCGCCACCTACGGCTATCCGTTGACCAACCCCTTCGAGGCGACCATCGCCACCACGCCGCCCGACCAGCGCCCCACGCTGCCGCACGACGAGGACATCGACCAGGACGACTATAGCCTCACTCTGCGCCCCGAGCGCGCCTTCACCCTGCCGGACAACTTCTGGCCCGTGAAGAAACTCACCTACCGCCTGGCTCGCCAGGACCACAAGGCGCCGCTGATCTTCATCATCGCCGGTACCGGTGCGCCGTATTCCAGCAGTATCAACGAATACCTGAAGAAGCTGTACTATCAGGCCGGCTACCACGTGGTGCAGCTGTCCTCGCCGACCAGCTGGGACTTCATGAGCGCCGCTTCGCGCACCGCCACCCCCGGCATCAGCCAGGAAGATGCCGAAGACATGTACCGGGTCATGCAGTCGGTGCGCGCCCAGCACCCGCGCCTGCCGGTCAGCGAGTTCTACCTGACCGGCTACAGCCTGGGCGCGCTCGACGCAGCGTTCGTCAGCCACCTGGACGAAACGCGCCGCAGCTTCAACTTCAAGCGCGTGCTGCTGCTCAATCCACCGGTCAACCTGCAGACCTCGGTGTCCAACCTGGACAAGCTGGTGCAGACCAGCGTGAAAGGCATCGACAGCCGCACCAACTTCTATGAGCTGATGCTGCACAAGCTGACCATGTACTTCCGTCAGAAAGGCTACGTCGACCTCAACGAAGCCCTGCTGTACGACTTCCAGCAGTCGCGACAGCACCTGTCTAACGAGCAGATGGCCATGCTGATCGGCACCTCGTTCCGCTTCTCGGCAGCCGACATCGCCTTCACCTCCGACCTGATCAACCGCCGCGGGCTGATCACGCCGCCTAAGTACCCGATCACCGAAGGCAGCAGCCTGACGCCGTTCTTCAAGCGCGCGCTGCAATGTGACTTCGAGTGCTACCTCACCGAGCAGGTGATCCCCATGTGGCGTGCTCGCAGCGATGGTGGCAGCCTGTTGCAGCTGGTCGACCAGGTCAGCCTGTACGCCCTGCGTGACTACCTGAGCCAGAGCCCGAAGATCGCCGTGATGCACAACGCCGACGACGTCATTCTCGGCCCGGGCGACATCGGCTTCCTGCGCCAGGTCTTCGGCGATCGCTTGACGCTCTACCCCCATGGCGGCCATTGCGGCAACCTCAACTACCGCGTCAACAGCGACGCCATGCTGGAGTTCTTCCGTGGTTAA
- a CDS encoding beta (1-6) glucans synthase, which yields MPAFVRHPWFTCLLASLGVLLALGGLWQARGKPVQLPDAASAAHRLQCVSYTPFDKDQSPLDQPFVMRPARLDADLALLARRFQCIRTYSMTGLEAIPALARQHGLKVMLGAWVNANPVDTDREVTKLIAAANANPDVVTAVIVGNETLLRKEVTEARLVELIERVKREVRVPVTYADVWEFWLQHPSIAPAVDFLTLHLLPYWEDDPRSIDDALAHVADVRRVFGQRFAPKNILIGETGWPSEGRQRETAVPSRVNEARFIRGFVAQAEIEGWQYNLIEAFDQPWKRANEGAVGGYWGLYDADRQDKGILEGPVSDLPHWQAWWWFGAGVLALTLALAGQPRDHRAALWLPSLAAVAALGLGLWGELTRSHARFASEWLWAALLVGLNLMVLAQTALALGQHKGWRARVQAWLQARAGWWLLAAGFATAVSALALVFEPRYRSFPSAALLLPAVVYLLRPAAAPRREVALLGTLVGLCIVPQLYQEGLANAQALGWAGVSALMVGALWRGWRSSADEGTRGRG from the coding sequence ATGCCCGCTTTCGTTCGCCACCCTTGGTTCACCTGCCTGCTGGCCAGCCTGGGCGTGCTGCTCGCACTGGGCGGGTTATGGCAGGCGCGCGGCAAACCCGTGCAGTTGCCCGATGCCGCCAGCGCGGCGCATCGGCTGCAATGCGTGTCCTACACACCGTTCGACAAGGACCAGTCACCGCTCGACCAGCCCTTTGTCATGCGCCCAGCACGCCTGGATGCCGACCTGGCCTTGCTGGCCCGCCGTTTCCAGTGCATTCGGACCTACTCCATGACCGGGCTCGAAGCCATTCCGGCGCTGGCTCGCCAGCATGGCCTCAAGGTCATGCTCGGGGCCTGGGTCAACGCCAACCCGGTGGACACCGACCGGGAAGTGACGAAGCTCATTGCCGCAGCCAACGCCAACCCGGACGTCGTCACGGCGGTGATCGTCGGCAATGAAACGCTGCTGCGCAAGGAAGTGACCGAGGCACGCCTGGTCGAACTGATCGAACGGGTCAAGCGCGAAGTGCGGGTGCCTGTGACCTATGCCGACGTGTGGGAGTTCTGGCTGCAGCACCCCAGCATTGCGCCAGCCGTGGACTTTCTGACCCTCCACCTGTTGCCCTACTGGGAAGACGATCCCCGCAGCATCGACGATGCGCTGGCCCACGTCGCCGACGTGCGCCGCGTGTTCGGCCAGCGCTTCGCACCCAAGAACATCCTGATCGGCGAGACCGGCTGGCCTAGCGAAGGCCGACAACGGGAAACTGCCGTACCGAGCCGTGTCAACGAAGCACGCTTCATTCGGGGTTTCGTTGCCCAGGCGGAGATCGAGGGCTGGCAGTACAACCTCATCGAAGCCTTCGACCAGCCATGGAAGCGGGCCAATGAAGGCGCCGTGGGGGGCTATTGGGGGCTGTACGATGCCGACCGGCAGGACAAAGGCATTCTGGAAGGCCCGGTGAGCGATCTGCCCCACTGGCAGGCGTGGTGGTGGTTCGGTGCGGGGGTGCTGGCACTCACGCTGGCGCTGGCGGGGCAACCGCGTGATCACCGTGCCGCGTTGTGGCTGCCGTCGTTGGCCGCCGTGGCGGCCTTGGGCTTGGGTCTGTGGGGCGAGCTGACCCGCAGTCACGCCCGTTTCGCCAGTGAATGGCTCTGGGCCGCGCTGCTGGTGGGGCTGAATCTGATGGTGCTGGCCCAGACCGCCTTGGCGCTGGGTCAGCACAAGGGCTGGCGCGCGCGTGTCCAGGCCTGGTTGCAGGCACGCGCCGGGTGGTGGCTGCTGGCGGCAGGGTTCGCGACGGCGGTCAGCGCCCTGGCTCTGGTGTTCGAGCCCCGTTACCGCAGTTTCCCCAGCGCGGCATTGCTCCTGCCGGCGGTGGTGTACCTGCTCAGGCCAGCCGCGGCTCCACGGCGCGAAGTGGCGCTGCTGGGCACGCTCGTGGGCCTGTGCATCGTGCCGCAGCTGTACCAGGAAGGGTTGGCCAATGCTCAGGCGCTGGGCTGGGCGGGCGTCAGCGCACTGATGGTCGGGGCGTTGTGGCGAGGGTGGCGGTCATCGGCTGACGAGGGCACGCGGGGTCGTGGGTGA
- a CDS encoding glycine/betaine ABC transporter substrate-binding protein, whose protein sequence is MKLRRFLGVGTAMVLAMGAGQAMAKQVSIGYVDGWSDSVATTHVAAEVIKQKLGYDVDLKPVATGIMWQGVATGKLDAMLSAWLPVTHGEYWAKNKDKVVDYGANFKEARIGLIVPEYVKATSVADLKGSDEFKQKIVGIDAGSGVMLKTDQAIKDYDLTGYKLQASSGAAMTSELGRAYAKQQPIVVTGWVPHWMFAKWKLKFLDDPKGVYGAAETVNSIGSKELEGKAPEVAQFLRKFSWQSKDEIGEVMLAIQEGAKPDAAAKDWVAKHPERVKEWVGQ, encoded by the coding sequence ATGAAGCTGCGACGTTTTCTGGGGGTGGGTACTGCGATGGTTCTGGCCATGGGCGCTGGGCAGGCCATGGCCAAGCAAGTCAGCATCGGTTACGTGGATGGTTGGTCGGACAGTGTGGCGACCACCCATGTGGCCGCCGAAGTGATCAAGCAGAAGCTGGGCTACGATGTCGATCTCAAGCCCGTGGCCACGGGCATCATGTGGCAGGGGGTGGCCACCGGCAAGCTCGACGCCATGCTCTCGGCCTGGCTGCCGGTGACCCATGGTGAATACTGGGCCAAGAACAAGGACAAGGTGGTCGACTATGGCGCCAACTTCAAGGAAGCGCGCATCGGTCTGATCGTGCCGGAGTACGTCAAGGCCACCAGCGTTGCCGATCTAAAAGGCAGCGATGAGTTCAAGCAGAAGATCGTCGGCATCGACGCCGGGTCCGGGGTCATGCTCAAGACCGACCAGGCGATCAAGGACTACGACCTGACCGGCTACAAGCTGCAGGCCAGTTCGGGTGCGGCGATGACCTCCGAACTGGGCCGTGCCTATGCCAAGCAGCAGCCGATCGTGGTCACCGGTTGGGTACCGCACTGGATGTTCGCCAAGTGGAAACTGAAGTTCCTGGACGATCCGAAGGGTGTGTACGGCGCTGCCGAGACCGTCAACAGCATCGGCAGCAAGGAACTCGAAGGCAAGGCACCGGAAGTGGCGCAGTTCCTGCGCAAGTTCTCCTGGCAGTCCAAGGACGAGATCGGCGAAGTGATGCTGGCCATCCAGGAAGGCGCCAAGCCTGACGCGGCGGCGAAAGACTGGGTCGCCAAGCACCCGGAGCGCGTGAAGGAGTGGGTAGGGCAGTGA
- the actP gene encoding cation acetate symporter (member of the sodium:solute symporter family; cotranscribed with the acs gene which encodes acetyl coenzyme A synthase; mutations affect acetate uptake) — translation MSRPFHALAVLAIGAFAPAVWAADALTGEVQKQPLNVSAIVMFLAFVGFTLCITYWASKRNKSASDYYAAGGRITGFQNGLAIAGDYMSAASFLGISALVFTSGYDGLIYSIGFLVGWPIILFLIAERLRNLGKYTFADVASYRLGQKQIRTLSASGSLVVVAFYLIAQMVGAGKLIQLLFGLDYHVAVILVGILMCLYVLFGGMLATTWVQIIKAVLLLSGASFMALMVMKHVNFDFNALFSQAIDVHPKGEAIMSPGGLVKDPISAFSLGLALMFGTAGLPHILMRFFTVSDAKEARKSVLYATGFIGYFYILTFIIGFGAILLVSTNPAFKDAAGALIGGNNMAAVHLADAVGGSVFLGFISAVAFATILAVVAGLTLAGASAVSHDLYASVWRKGKANDRDEIRVSKITTVALGILAIGLGILFESQNIAFMVGLAFSIAASCNFPVLLLSMYWKRLTTRGAMIGGWLGLISAVTLMVLGPTIWVQILGHATPIYPYEYPALFSMLIAFVGIWFFSVTDKSAAAEKERALFYPQFVRSQTGLGASGAVSH, via the coding sequence ATGAGCCGTCCTTTCCATGCCTTGGCCGTGCTGGCCATCGGGGCCTTCGCGCCCGCCGTGTGGGCCGCCGACGCGTTGACCGGCGAGGTGCAGAAGCAGCCGCTGAACGTGTCGGCGATCGTCATGTTCCTGGCCTTCGTCGGGTTCACGCTGTGCATCACCTACTGGGCCTCCAAGCGCAACAAGTCGGCGTCCGACTATTACGCGGCGGGTGGTCGCATCACGGGCTTCCAGAACGGCCTGGCGATCGCCGGTGACTACATGTCGGCGGCGTCCTTCCTGGGCATTTCCGCCCTGGTGTTCACCTCCGGCTATGACGGGCTGATCTACTCCATCGGCTTCCTGGTCGGCTGGCCAATCATTCTCTTCCTCATCGCTGAGCGTCTGCGCAACCTGGGCAAGTACACCTTCGCCGACGTGGCGTCGTACCGCCTGGGGCAAAAGCAGATCCGTACCCTGTCGGCCTCCGGCTCGCTGGTGGTGGTGGCGTTCTACCTGATCGCGCAGATGGTCGGCGCCGGCAAGCTGATCCAGTTGCTGTTCGGCCTGGACTACCACGTCGCGGTGATCCTGGTGGGCATCCTGATGTGCCTGTACGTGCTGTTCGGCGGCATGCTGGCCACCACCTGGGTGCAGATCATCAAGGCGGTACTGCTGCTGTCGGGTGCCAGCTTCATGGCGCTGATGGTCATGAAGCACGTCAACTTCGACTTCAATGCCCTGTTCTCCCAGGCCATCGACGTGCACCCCAAGGGTGAGGCGATCATGAGCCCGGGCGGTCTGGTCAAGGATCCGATCTCGGCGTTCTCCCTGGGCCTGGCGCTGATGTTCGGCACCGCCGGCCTGCCACACATCCTGATGCGCTTCTTCACCGTCAGCGATGCCAAGGAAGCACGCAAGAGCGTGCTGTACGCCACCGGCTTCATCGGCTACTTCTACATCCTGACCTTCATCATCGGCTTCGGCGCGATCCTGCTGGTCAGCACCAACCCGGCCTTCAAGGACGCCGCCGGCGCCCTGATCGGCGGCAACAACATGGCGGCGGTGCACCTGGCCGATGCCGTGGGTGGCAGCGTGTTCCTCGGCTTCATCTCGGCCGTGGCCTTCGCCACCATCCTGGCGGTGGTCGCCGGCCTGACCCTGGCCGGTGCCTCGGCGGTGTCCCATGACCTGTACGCCAGCGTCTGGCGCAAGGGCAAGGCCAACGATCGCGACGAGATCCGCGTGTCGAAGATCACCACCGTGGCCCTGGGTATCCTGGCGATCGGCCTGGGCATCCTGTTCGAAAGCCAGAACATCGCCTTCATGGTCGGCCTGGCGTTCTCCATCGCGGCCAGCTGCAACTTCCCGGTGCTGCTGCTCTCGATGTACTGGAAGCGCCTGACCACCCGTGGCGCGATGATCGGCGGCTGGCTGGGCCTGATCAGCGCGGTGACGCTGATGGTCCTGGGCCCGACCATCTGGGTGCAGATCCTCGGTCATGCCACGCCCATCTACCCGTACGAGTACCCGGCGCTGTTCTCGATGCTGATCGCCTTCGTCGGGATCTGGTTCTTCTCGGTCACCGACAAGTCGGCTGCGGCCGAAAAAGAACGGGCGCTGTTCTACCCGCAGTTCGTCCGCTCGCAGACCGGTCTGGGCGCCAGCGGAGCGGTGTCGCACTAA
- a CDS encoding adhesin, with product MKHILLALPLALLSATSALAADPIEKQVQVIATVPTGQFYVEPVGDWINDPQELQWNSFQSSFGTIDKQLQVKSSVGPITAYMPSPPVISSGADSISLDVKVGGTSLSTTAAEVVSAAQALPGHTVSLQIAAKQPGSGAFIPGSYQGLVSMVFETAAP from the coding sequence GTGAAACACATCCTTCTGGCCCTTCCGCTTGCGCTTCTGAGCGCGACTTCCGCCCTGGCGGCCGATCCTATCGAGAAGCAGGTGCAGGTCATCGCCACGGTGCCGACCGGGCAGTTCTACGTGGAGCCGGTCGGTGACTGGATCAACGATCCGCAGGAGCTTCAATGGAATTCGTTCCAGTCCTCCTTCGGCACCATCGACAAGCAGCTGCAGGTCAAGAGCTCCGTCGGCCCGATCACGGCCTACATGCCATCGCCACCGGTCATTTCCAGCGGCGCCGATTCCATCAGCCTGGACGTCAAGGTCGGCGGCACCTCCCTCTCCACCACCGCCGCCGAGGTGGTCAGCGCGGCTCAGGCCTTGCCTGGTCACACCGTCTCCCTGCAGATCGCGGCCAAGCAGCCTGGCTCCGGGGCATTCATCCCTGGCAGTTACCAAGGCCTGGTGAGCATGGTCTTCGAAACCGCCGCGCCCTGA